One region of Streptomyces sp. NBC_00442 genomic DNA includes:
- a CDS encoding SWF or SNF family helicase: protein MSDTYENERTFESLPPVDGRAFAVSWWGHAWLKALEDTALDGQQLKQGRRLARAGAVGAVTVRPGRITAIVRDRDGSHHRSDVLLQELDEDDWDRFLTMTAERAGHIAALLDREMPPHLVEDAASEGIELLPRIGDLDAACGCGAWDHCPHTAALCYQLARLLDRDPFVLLLLRGRPERALLDALQERGTAPSTGAIPTAHGVPAHEAFAARDIVPPLPAAPSPPPEPGRPARLDTETAPEPGVDPAALELLAADAARRAHHLLAEALAAGHEHRPFPADLTEDQDIVRLAAGCSDSRLSARLATASGRRPAELAAAVRAWRFGGGASLRVLEEEWVPGAQDLVRAAADLDLAWADTERPGLRAAGNRWTVTGRDAQLRLGRDGRWWPYRKERGRWTPAGPPDRDPAAALAAMTATAEGDADA from the coding sequence ATGAGCGACACGTATGAGAACGAGCGCACCTTCGAGTCGCTGCCGCCCGTGGACGGGCGTGCCTTCGCCGTCAGTTGGTGGGGCCACGCATGGCTCAAGGCCCTGGAGGACACGGCGCTCGACGGGCAGCAGCTCAAGCAGGGGCGCCGCCTGGCCCGTGCGGGGGCCGTCGGAGCGGTGACGGTGCGCCCCGGCCGGATCACCGCGATCGTGCGGGACCGGGACGGATCGCACCACCGCAGCGACGTACTGCTCCAGGAACTGGACGAGGACGACTGGGACCGCTTCCTCACGATGACCGCGGAGCGCGCCGGGCACATCGCAGCCCTGCTCGACCGCGAGATGCCGCCGCACCTGGTGGAGGACGCCGCGAGCGAAGGCATCGAACTCCTGCCCAGAATAGGCGACTTGGATGCCGCATGCGGCTGCGGCGCCTGGGACCACTGCCCGCACACCGCGGCGCTCTGCTACCAGCTGGCACGGCTCCTGGACCGGGACCCGTTCGTCCTGCTCCTGCTGCGCGGACGTCCGGAACGGGCGCTCCTCGACGCCCTCCAGGAGCGCGGGACCGCCCCTTCCACCGGCGCGATCCCGACGGCACACGGCGTTCCGGCCCACGAGGCCTTCGCGGCCCGGGACATCGTCCCGCCGCTCCCCGCAGCGCCCTCACCGCCGCCGGAGCCGGGCAGGCCCGCACGCCTGGACACCGAGACCGCGCCGGAGCCCGGGGTGGACCCGGCGGCACTGGAACTCCTGGCCGCCGATGCCGCGCGACGGGCGCACCATCTGCTCGCGGAAGCCCTCGCCGCCGGGCATGAACACCGCCCGTTTCCGGCCGACTTGACCGAGGACCAGGACATCGTGCGCCTCGCGGCCGGCTGCTCGGACAGCCGTCTCTCCGCACGGCTCGCCACCGCTTCGGGCCGCCGTCCCGCCGAGCTGGCCGCCGCGGTACGGGCCTGGCGGTTCGGCGGCGGCGCGTCGCTGCGCGTACTGGAGGAGGAGTGGGTTCCGGGGGCGCAGGACCTGGTCCGGGCCGCCGCGGACCTCGACCTGGCCTGGGCCGACACCGAGCGGCCGGGCCTGCGTGCGGCCGGCAACCGGTGGACGGTGACCGGCCGCGACGCCCAGCTGCGGCTCGGCCGGGACGGCCGCTGGTGGCCCTACCGCAAGGAGCGCGGCCGCTGGACCCCGGCGGGCCCGCCGGACCGGGACCCGGCGGCGGCGCTCGCCGCCATGACCGCGACGGCGGAGGGCGACGCGGACGCCTGA
- a CDS encoding DEAD/DEAH box helicase gives MCKGSPAPSPSQLAELARCCVTFLPADPSRTGRVAFWQADGEPLPAAPGSVEELTVVGADIVPHIVPALLLPVRDALPVLTRARALAQASRATAFWGSAALLALQLAARGLLLPGLTTSDHDAWRVGPLGADELDKVRDLAAAMPPEAHATPLPAPAEPVLLPDPERLVRAFLDAVADGLPRTPGAARAAGSPAFAAEAPQRLPEQRAWAADVAAGHDAGVRISLRVELPGLASADPMSAGPVFRVVLQMHSVSDPALVADAAEVWAGSGAAARFGPRARMDALLALRRAARAWPPLAPLLSAAVPDAVELADEEAGELLGTASRALAAIGVQVHWPKGISRKLTARAVIGPNERGPERIESAAPPVLSADALLGFTWWFALGDSELSREELDALAEASRPVVRLRDQWVLIDPEEVRRARAVQDRKVTPLDALAAVLTGSTEVDGRRVDVEATGWLARLRDRLAAPEAAREQPVPQPAALAARLRDYQLRGLNWLADMTSLGLGGCLADDMGLGKTITLIALHLHRQGDAATAGPTLVVCPTSLMGNWQREIERFAPGTPVRRFHATARSLDSLADGEFVLTTYGTMRLDAAKLAAASWGMVVTDEAQHIKNPYSATAKQLRTIGAGARVALSGTPVENNLSELWAILDWTTPGLLGRLAAFRTAYASAAESGQDPAAAERLARLVRPFLLRRRKSDPGIAPELPPKTETDHAVSLTVEQTGLYEAVVRETLAEISGADGFARRGLVIKLLTALKQICNHPAQYLKEDDPTIAGRSGKLELLDELLDTILAEGGAVLVFTQYVRMARLVEEHLSARGVPTRFLHGGTPVERREEMVRSFQDGEVPVFLLSLKAAGTGLNLTRAGHVIHYDRWWNPAVEAQATDRAYRIGQTQPVQVHRLVAEGTIEDRIAEMLARKRELADAVLGSGESALTELSDAELTDLVALRRSGR, from the coding sequence CTGTGCAAAGGCTCCCCCGCTCCGTCGCCGTCCCAGCTCGCCGAACTCGCCCGCTGCTGCGTCACCTTCCTGCCCGCCGACCCTTCCCGCACCGGCCGCGTCGCCTTCTGGCAGGCCGACGGCGAACCGCTCCCGGCCGCTCCCGGCTCCGTCGAAGAGCTGACCGTGGTCGGCGCCGACATCGTCCCCCACATCGTCCCCGCCCTGCTCCTGCCCGTCCGGGACGCCCTGCCCGTACTCACCCGCGCCCGCGCCCTCGCCCAGGCGTCCCGCGCGACCGCCTTCTGGGGCTCGGCCGCGCTGCTCGCCCTCCAACTCGCGGCGCGCGGGCTGCTGTTGCCCGGCCTGACCACGAGCGACCACGACGCGTGGCGGGTCGGTCCGCTCGGCGCCGACGAGCTGGACAAGGTGCGCGACCTCGCCGCCGCGATGCCTCCCGAAGCACACGCCACCCCGCTGCCGGCCCCGGCGGAACCCGTGCTGCTGCCCGATCCCGAGCGGCTCGTGCGCGCCTTCCTCGACGCCGTCGCCGACGGGCTGCCGCGCACGCCCGGCGCGGCGCGCGCCGCCGGTTCGCCCGCCTTCGCCGCCGAGGCTCCCCAGCGCCTGCCCGAGCAGCGGGCCTGGGCCGCCGACGTGGCGGCCGGCCACGACGCCGGCGTACGGATCTCGCTGCGCGTGGAGCTGCCGGGGCTCGCGTCGGCGGACCCGATGAGCGCCGGGCCGGTGTTCCGCGTGGTGCTCCAGATGCACAGCGTCAGCGATCCCGCGCTGGTCGCCGACGCCGCCGAGGTGTGGGCGGGGTCCGGCGCGGCCGCCCGTTTCGGTCCGCGGGCCCGCATGGACGCGCTGCTCGCGCTGCGCCGGGCGGCCCGAGCCTGGCCGCCGCTCGCGCCGCTCCTCTCGGCCGCCGTACCGGACGCGGTCGAACTCGCCGACGAGGAGGCGGGCGAACTGCTCGGTACGGCCTCGCGCGCGCTCGCCGCGATCGGTGTCCAGGTGCACTGGCCCAAGGGCATCTCCCGCAAGCTGACGGCACGTGCCGTGATCGGCCCGAACGAACGGGGGCCCGAGCGCATCGAGTCGGCGGCGCCCCCGGTGCTGTCCGCCGACGCGCTGCTCGGCTTCACCTGGTGGTTCGCGCTCGGCGACAGCGAGTTGAGCCGCGAGGAGCTGGACGCGCTCGCCGAGGCGAGCCGGCCCGTGGTGCGGCTGCGCGACCAGTGGGTGCTCATCGACCCCGAGGAGGTGCGGCGCGCCCGCGCCGTCCAGGACCGCAAGGTGACGCCCCTCGACGCGCTGGCGGCCGTTCTCACCGGGTCGACCGAGGTGGACGGGCGGCGGGTCGACGTCGAGGCGACGGGCTGGCTCGCCCGTCTGCGCGACCGGCTCGCCGCCCCCGAGGCCGCCCGCGAGCAGCCGGTCCCCCAACCCGCCGCGCTCGCCGCGCGGTTGCGCGACTATCAGCTGCGCGGCCTCAACTGGCTGGCCGACATGACATCGTTGGGCCTGGGCGGCTGTCTCGCCGACGACATGGGGCTCGGCAAGACCATCACCCTCATCGCCCTGCATCTGCACCGTCAGGGCGACGCGGCGACGGCCGGGCCGACCCTCGTCGTGTGTCCCACGTCCCTGATGGGCAACTGGCAGCGGGAGATCGAGCGGTTCGCACCCGGCACGCCCGTCCGCCGCTTCCACGCCACGGCCCGCTCCCTGGATTCCCTCGCCGACGGCGAATTCGTCCTCACCACGTACGGCACGATGCGCCTCGACGCCGCCAAACTGGCCGCCGCGTCCTGGGGCATGGTCGTCACCGACGAGGCCCAGCACATCAAGAACCCGTACTCCGCGACGGCCAAGCAGTTGCGCACCATCGGGGCCGGGGCCCGGGTGGCGCTGAGCGGCACCCCCGTCGAGAACAACCTCTCCGAGCTGTGGGCGATCCTCGACTGGACCACCCCCGGACTGCTCGGCAGGCTCGCCGCGTTCCGCACGGCGTACGCGTCCGCTGCCGAGAGCGGCCAGGATCCGGCGGCCGCCGAACGGCTCGCGCGGCTTGTGCGCCCCTTCCTGCTGCGGCGCCGCAAGTCCGACCCGGGCATCGCCCCCGAGCTGCCGCCGAAGACCGAGACCGATCACGCCGTCTCCCTCACGGTGGAGCAGACCGGCCTGTACGAGGCCGTGGTGCGCGAGACGCTCGCCGAGATCTCGGGGGCGGACGGATTCGCGCGGCGCGGCCTGGTGATCAAGCTGCTGACCGCGCTGAAGCAGATCTGCAACCACCCCGCGCAGTACCTCAAGGAGGACGATCCGACGATCGCCGGCCGGTCGGGAAAGCTGGAGCTGCTCGACGAGCTCCTGGACACCATCCTCGCCGAGGGCGGCGCGGTGCTCGTCTTCACGCAGTACGTCCGCATGGCGCGGCTCGTCGAGGAGCACCTCTCGGCGCGCGGCGTACCGACGCGGTTCCTCCACGGCGGCACTCCGGTGGAGCGGCGCGAGGAGATGGTGCGCTCGTTCCAGGACGGTGAAGTGCCGGTGTTCCTGCTCTCGTTGAAAGCCGCGGGCACGGGCCTCAACCTCACCCGGGCCGGTCATGTCATCCACTACGATCGCTGGTGGAACCCGGCCGTGGAGGCACAGGCCACCGACCGCGCCTACCGCATCGGCCAGACCCAGCCCGTACAGGTGCACCGCCTCGTCGCGGAGGGCACGATCGAGGACCGCATCGCCGAGATGCTGGCCCGCAAGCGGGAGTTGGCCGATGCGGTGCTCGGTTCGGGCGAGTCCGCGCTGACCGAACTGTCCGATGCCGAGCTGACGGATCTGGTGGCGCTGCGAAGGAGCGGACGATGA